The Ranitomeya imitator isolate aRanImi1 chromosome 3, aRanImi1.pri, whole genome shotgun sequence genome has a window encoding:
- the LOC138672395 gene encoding olfactory receptor 52M1-like: MAAPNDSCFQPTSFTLLGIPGLEHLHVWISIPFFSIYLSAIVGNYTVVLIIIMETSLHQPMYIYFILLGLVDIILSNSTIPKLLGIFWFQYKEIDFDACLLQMFFVHASSAVESGIFLAMAYDRYVAICNPLRYTTIVTTSVIISSGTLAVLRGVFYILPLPLLLTKFHLYTSNVILHSYCEHMAVVRLACADVSFNDHVGLAVGFMVLGMDSALILSSYVMIIRALLRLTLEARLKAFGTCVSHVCAILCFYTPILCSSLVHRFGTDVPHQTHILLANFYLLVPPLLNPLVYGIRTRLIRERVRMYFS, translated from the coding sequence ATGGCAGCTCCCAATGATTCTTGCTTTCAACCCACCTCCTTCACGTTGCTGGGGATCCCAGGTCTGGAGCATCTACATGTCTGGATCTCCATCCCGTTCTTCTCCATATATCTGTCAGCCATTGTTGGGAACTACACCGTTGTACTGATCATTATCATGGAGACGAGTCTCCACCAGCCCATGTACATCTATTTCATCCTCCTTGGTCTTGTAGACATCATTCTTTCAAATTCTACCATACCCAAACTTCTTGGCATCTTCTGGTTTCAGTATAAAGAGATTGACTTTGACGCTTGTCTTCTCCAGATGTTCTTCGTTCACGCATCATCTGCTGTGGAATCTGGTATCTTTCTCGCTATGGCGTATGATCGATATGTGGCCATATGCAATCCTCTTAGATATACAACCATAGTGACCACCAGCGTTATCATTAGCAGTGGCACATTAGCCGTACTGCGGGGGGTGTTTTATATCCTTCCCCTGCCTCTTTTACTGACAAAGTTCCACCTTTACACCAGCAATGTTATCCTGCACTCGTATTGTGAGCATATGGCGGTGGTGAGACTGGCCTGTGCAGACGTCTCCTTCAATGACCATGTTGGCTTGGCAGTCGGGTTTATGGTGCTGGGGATGGACTCCGCACTTATTTTAAGTTCATATGTGATGATCATTCGGGCTCTTCTTAGGTTGACGCTTGAGGCTCGTCTAAAGGCCTTCGGGACATGTGTTTCCCATGTCTGCGCTATCTTATGTTTCTATACTCCTATACTCTGTTCATCCTTAGTCCACAGATTCGGCACAGATGTTCCTCACCAGACTCATATCCTCCTGGCTAATTTCTACCTCCTTGTCCCTCCACTGCTGAACCCTCTGGTCTACGGCATAAGAACGAGACTAATCAGGGAGCGTGTGAGAATGTACTTTTCCTAA